CTGGTCAACCTGGCTCGCATCAAAGAACTTCGGCTCGATCCTGGAAGCAGTATCGTGCTCGTCATGAATGATGCGAAGAACTCTGAGATCGAAGTCAGTGAGCGGCAGGCACGTGCTCTCCGCGCACGTATCCCAGGATTGTAGATGCCGCTGTGAGACGCTTACTTCTTCGATTCTTCAGCAAGGAAATAAGCGGAGCTGTGGCGCAACACTCGCGTCGTCAACAAGCGCTTCCCTGAGAAGCTTCGCGCCCGTATGACTACTACCTACAGCGACTTCGCCTTCGCGGCCTCTGATCAATATGCCGCTGTCTTTCAGCAGATGAAGAATGAGAGCCTTCCCCCTGCTCTATCACTGCTCCGCCGGTAAAGACCGCACTGGCGTTTTCAGCGCACTCCTGTTGCTAACGTTAGGTGTCCCGGAGAAGACCGTGCTTGAGGACTACGCGCTCACCAACAAGTATCTCCTCGAAAACCCGAACGACCAGACGATGCAGAAGCTCTCTAATACACCCGGGAACAGCCAGCTTGCACATCTGACGAAAGAACAACGCGCGATCCTGATGGCCGCCGACCCCGTGCAGTAAGAGGTTCATCCTTACAGCGTTACTTATG
This genomic window from Terriglobus albidus contains:
- a CDS encoding tyrosine-protein phosphatase, which translates into the protein MRAFPLLYHCSAGKDRTGVFSALLLLTLGVPEKTVLEDYALTNKYLLENPNDQTMQKLSNTPGNSQLAHLTKEQRAILMAADPVQ